One segment of Thunnus thynnus chromosome 19, fThuThy2.1, whole genome shotgun sequence DNA contains the following:
- the pou5f3 gene encoding POU domain, class 5, transcription factor 1 — translation MSERSQSPVSECQSRPYDFSRANHCAQVLSQESLGGAASFQLPHGMLPDPSVLYNKTAYSGITSASAQTFFPFPPVASDYRGSDLQAGEFGQPKHWYPFAAPEYTGQVPGVTAATQPTNLSPPIAETREQIKLPEIKTEKDTGDDYSTEVKVQQYPTPPTSAAMPQGVFYSTAWNPSFWPGITHITPPGSNNQNPSTSSASSPSMSPSPPSSGLPGNAFFSVNTTQAATGPQTQNPASSTRSSGSSSGGCSDSEEENLSTEELEQFAKELKHKRITLGFTQADVGLALGNLYGKMFSQTTICRFEALQLSFKNMCKLKPLLQRWLNEAETSENPQDMYKIERVFVDTRKRKRRTSLEGAVRSALESYFVKCPKPNTQEITHISDDLGLERDVVRVWFCNRRQKGKRLALPLDEECDGQYYEQSPSPLNMAPSPIPSQGYPASSYPGAPPTLYMPSLHRPDVLKQALHPGLVSHLTG, via the exons ATGTCTGAGAGATCGCAGAGTCCTGTTTCAGAGTGCCAAAGCCGGCCGTATGACTTCAGCCGGGCCAACCATTGCGCCCAGGTTTTGAGTCAGGAGAGTTTGGGCGGCGCTGCGTCATTCCAGCTTCCTCACGGCATGCTGCCAGACCCGAGCGTCCTCTACAACAAAACCGCTTACAGTGGCATCACATCGGCATCCGCGCAGACCTTTTTCCCGTTCCCACCCGTCGCCAGTGACTACAGGGGATCTGACCTACAGGCTGGGGAGTTTGGGCAACCCAAGCACTGGTATCCCTTCGCTGCGCCCGAGTACACCGGCCAGGTACCCGGTGTAACAGCAGCCACCCAGCCCACAAACCTGAGTCCCCCCATCGCCGAGACCCGGGAGCAAATTAAATTGCCCGAAATAAAGACCGAGAAGGACACCGGGGATGATTACTCAACGGAGGTAAAGGTCCAGCAGTACCCGACACCGCCGACCTCCGCCGCCATGCCCCAAGGAGTCTTCTACTCTACGGCCTGGAACCCGTCCTTCTGGCCCGGGATCACCCATATCACACCACCCGGCAGCAATAATCAAAACCCCTCAACATCCTCCGCATCTTCCCCATCTATGTCCCCCTCACCCCCAAGCAGCGGGCTTCCAGGGAACGCGTTTTTCAGCGTGAACACAACCCAGGCTGCCACCGGGCCCCAGACGCAGAACCCGGCCTCCTCCACAAGGAGCAGCGGGTCCTCCAGCGGAGGGTGCAGCGACTCCGAGGAG GAGAACCTTTCCACTGaagaactggagcagtttgccAAGGAGCTGAAACACAAACGCATCACCTTGGGTTTCACTCAAGCTGATGTTGGCCTTGCCCTGGGTAACCTTTATG gtAAGATGTTCAGCCAGACGACGATTTGCCGCTTTGAGGCTCTTCAGTTGAGCTTTAAGAACATGTGCAAGCTGAAGCCCCTTCTCCAGAGATGGCTGAATGAGGCAGAGACCTCGGAAAATCCCCAGGAT ATGTACAAGATTGAGCGAGTATTTGTCGACaccagaaagaggaagaggaggaccaGTCTTGAGGGAGCAGTGCGTTCTGCTCTGGAGTCCTACTTTGTCAAGTGTCCCAAGCCCAACACCCAGGAGATCACACACATCTCAGATGACCTGGGCCTGGAGAGAGAT GTGGTACGTGTTTGGTTCTGCAACCGAAGACAGAAGGGAAAGCGCCTGGCCTTGCCCCTGGATGAGGAATGTGATGGCCAGTACTACGAGCAGAGTCCATCGCCTCTGAACATGGCCCCCTCCCCCATTCCCAGTCAGGGCTACCCTGCTTCCAGCTACCCCGGAGCTCCTCCTACACTCTACATGCCCTCGCTTCATCGGCCCGACGTCCTGAAGCAAGCCCTGCACCCTGGACTGGTTAGTCACCTGACTGGATAG
- the fut7 gene encoding alpha-(1,3)-fucosyltransferase 7 isoform X2: protein MMGCHNIKNTLPTSMKKRLLLFFFLCISLLCLLNGWPRGFQAINRSTFIGWNNSANVTILLWHWPFGRSFSLKGDVCWDLYHIPHCRLVDQRSLYPTADVVVFHNRELVLGLQKLPFDLPRPQGQRWAWMSLEAPVHSGNLRQFANIFNLTMTYRRDADIPIPYGELQPKKAEGGPVDDIPLNKSFLVCWVVSNYRSHYRRSKVYNELSTIVPVEVYGAWTKKPLPSTALLSTISRCYFYLAFENSMTKDYITEKLWRNAYQGGAVPVVLGPPPSGYKAVAPPNSFIHVDEFASLRDLGKYLQQLAEDKKRYSEYFNWKQEWSVKLYTDWRERLCKICPQYKSLPQQRVYSDLEAWVNS, encoded by the exons ATGATG GGGTGtcataacattaaaaatacctTGCCCACCTCAATGAAGAAgcgcctcctcctcttcttcttcctctgtatTTCACTGCTGTGTCTTCTCAATGGATGGCCGAGAGGATTCCAGGCTATAAACCGCTCCACCTTCATTGGCTGGAACAACAGTGCAAATGTGACCATCCTGCTGTGGCACTGGCCCTTTGGCAGGTCATTCAGCCTGAAGGGTGACGTGTGCTGGGACCTCTACCACATCCCCCACTGCAGACTGGTGGACCAGCGCTCCTTGTACCCAACAGCTGATGTGGTGGTGTTCCACAACAGAGAGCTGGTACTGGGGCTCCAAAAGCTGCCCTTTGACCTTCCAAGACCACAAGGCCAAAGGTGGGCCTGGATGTCCCTGGAGGCCCCTGTTCACAGTGGAAACTTGCGGCAGTTTGCAAACATCTTCAACCTCACCATGACCTACAGGAGGGATGCTGATATCCCTATTCCCTATGGCGAGCTGCAACCAAAGAAGGCTGAAGGAGGTCCGGTGGATGACATTCCTCTGAATAAGAGCTTTCTGGTCTGTTGGGTGGTCAGCAATTACAGGAGCCACTACAGGAGAAGCAAAGTGTACAATGAGCTCAGTACCATAGTTCCCGTGGAGGTTTATGGGGCTTGGACGAAGAAACCTCTCCCCTCTACAGCCCTCTTATCTACAATCTCTCGCTGTTACTTCTATTTGGCATTTGAGAACTCGATGACCAAAGATTACATCACAGAGAAGCTGTGGAGGAATGCTTACCAAGGCGGGGCAGTGCCTGTTGTCCTGGGGCCACCACCGAGTGGTTACAAAGCTGTGGCACCACCTAATTCTTTCATCCATGTAGATGAGTTTGCATCATTGAGGGACTTAGGGAAGTATCTACAGCAGCTCGCAGAGGACAAGAAACGCTACAGTGAATATTTTAACTGGAAACAAGAGTGGAGCGTAAAGCTGTACACTGACTGGAGGGAGAGATTGTGTAAGATCTGCCCACAGTACAAAAGTTTACCTCAGCAGAGGGTTTACTCAGACCTAGAGGCCTGGGTTAATAGCTAG
- the fut7 gene encoding alpha-(1,3)-fucosyltransferase 7 isoform X1, which yields MEIIGNKWMPEMGCHNIKNTLPTSMKKRLLLFFFLCISLLCLLNGWPRGFQAINRSTFIGWNNSANVTILLWHWPFGRSFSLKGDVCWDLYHIPHCRLVDQRSLYPTADVVVFHNRELVLGLQKLPFDLPRPQGQRWAWMSLEAPVHSGNLRQFANIFNLTMTYRRDADIPIPYGELQPKKAEGGPVDDIPLNKSFLVCWVVSNYRSHYRRSKVYNELSTIVPVEVYGAWTKKPLPSTALLSTISRCYFYLAFENSMTKDYITEKLWRNAYQGGAVPVVLGPPPSGYKAVAPPNSFIHVDEFASLRDLGKYLQQLAEDKKRYSEYFNWKQEWSVKLYTDWRERLCKICPQYKSLPQQRVYSDLEAWVNS from the exons ATGGAAATCATTGGAAACAAATGGATGCCTGAAATG GGGTGtcataacattaaaaatacctTGCCCACCTCAATGAAGAAgcgcctcctcctcttcttcttcctctgtatTTCACTGCTGTGTCTTCTCAATGGATGGCCGAGAGGATTCCAGGCTATAAACCGCTCCACCTTCATTGGCTGGAACAACAGTGCAAATGTGACCATCCTGCTGTGGCACTGGCCCTTTGGCAGGTCATTCAGCCTGAAGGGTGACGTGTGCTGGGACCTCTACCACATCCCCCACTGCAGACTGGTGGACCAGCGCTCCTTGTACCCAACAGCTGATGTGGTGGTGTTCCACAACAGAGAGCTGGTACTGGGGCTCCAAAAGCTGCCCTTTGACCTTCCAAGACCACAAGGCCAAAGGTGGGCCTGGATGTCCCTGGAGGCCCCTGTTCACAGTGGAAACTTGCGGCAGTTTGCAAACATCTTCAACCTCACCATGACCTACAGGAGGGATGCTGATATCCCTATTCCCTATGGCGAGCTGCAACCAAAGAAGGCTGAAGGAGGTCCGGTGGATGACATTCCTCTGAATAAGAGCTTTCTGGTCTGTTGGGTGGTCAGCAATTACAGGAGCCACTACAGGAGAAGCAAAGTGTACAATGAGCTCAGTACCATAGTTCCCGTGGAGGTTTATGGGGCTTGGACGAAGAAACCTCTCCCCTCTACAGCCCTCTTATCTACAATCTCTCGCTGTTACTTCTATTTGGCATTTGAGAACTCGATGACCAAAGATTACATCACAGAGAAGCTGTGGAGGAATGCTTACCAAGGCGGGGCAGTGCCTGTTGTCCTGGGGCCACCACCGAGTGGTTACAAAGCTGTGGCACCACCTAATTCTTTCATCCATGTAGATGAGTTTGCATCATTGAGGGACTTAGGGAAGTATCTACAGCAGCTCGCAGAGGACAAGAAACGCTACAGTGAATATTTTAACTGGAAACAAGAGTGGAGCGTAAAGCTGTACACTGACTGGAGGGAGAGATTGTGTAAGATCTGCCCACAGTACAAAAGTTTACCTCAGCAGAGGGTTTACTCAGACCTAGAGGCCTGGGTTAATAGCTAG
- the clic3 gene encoding chloride intracellular channel protein 3 — MADAPKIELFVKASVDAESVGNCPFCQRLFMILWLKGANFTLTTVDMKRAPDVLKALAPGSQPPFLLYNDEVKTDTNKIEEFLEENLAPPQYSKLCCRYKESNGAGEDIFRKFSAYIKNPNPGLNDMLEKKFLSTLVKLNMFLETPLPHELDQNPNVTESSRLYLDGDTLTLADCNLLPKLNIVKVVCKQYRDFAIPAELKGLSRYLNNAYKQDEFRYTCPNDSEILIAYQSVAKYLNK, encoded by the exons atggcTGATGCCCCAAAGATTGAACTCTTTGTTAAG GCCAGTGTAGATGCTGAGAGTGTGGGGAACTGTCCTTTCTGTCAGAGACTCTTCATGATTCTTTGGTTAAAAGGGGCCAACTTTACCCTCACCACTGTGGACATGAAGAG GGCACCTGATGTGCTGAAGGCTTTGGCTCCGGGCTCTCagcctcccttcctcctctacAACGATGAGGTCAAAACGGACACGAACAAGATTGAGGAGTTCCTGGAGGAGAACCTAGCCCCACCACA GTATTCAAAATTGTGCTGTCGATACAAAGAGTCCAACGGGGCTGGAGAAGACATCTTCCGTAAATTCTCAGCATATATAAAGAATCCCAATCCTGGATTAAATGACA TGCTAGAGAAGAAATTTCTGTCAACTCTGGTGAAACTGAACATGTTCCTGGAGACACCTCTCCCTCATGAGCTGGACCAGAACCCAAATGTCACTGAGTCCTCACGCCTCTACCTGGACGGTGACACCCTTACCTTGGCAGACTGCAACTTGCTTCCCAAACTCAACATTGTCAAG GTGGTGTGTAAGCAGTACCGTGACTTTGCCATCCCCGCAGAGCTGAAAGGTCTGTCACGTTACCTGAATAACGCCTACAAACAAGATGAGTTTCGCTACACCTGCCCAAATGACTCAGAGATCCTCATTGCCTACCAGTCTGTGGCAAAGTACCTGAACAAATAG